A single genomic interval of Aphelocoma coerulescens isolate FSJ_1873_10779 unplaced genomic scaffold, UR_Acoe_1.0 HiC_scaffold_56, whole genome shotgun sequence harbors:
- the LOC138101900 gene encoding zinc finger protein 660-like: MEEKGKPRRCRTRRGCKRSPERSKEERAPLCQEGSRRSRGSSELGEKPQGGEKPHKCLECGMGFRWNSNLIRHQRIHTGERPYECLQCGKRFQRTSHLLQHEYIHSDERPFRWPTCGKGFKHSSTLITHRRIHTGERPYECPQCGKSFSSSSNLTKQQRRHR, from the coding sequence atggaggagaagggaaagccccggagatgccgcacgaggaggggctgcaaacgcagcccagagagatccaaggaggaaagagcccccctgtgccaggaaggcAGCCGGAGATCCAGGGGGAGctcggagctgggggagaagcctcagggcggggagaagccccacaagtgcttggaatgtgggatgggCTTCAGATGGAACTCCAACCTGATCaggcaccagaggatccacactggggagaggccctacgagtgcttgcagtgtgggaagaggtttcagaggaCCTCCCACCTCCTGCAACATGAGTACATTCActcggatgagaggcccttccgctggcCCACctgcgggaagggcttcaaacaCAGCTCCACCCTCatcacccaccggcgcatccacaccggggagaggccctacgagtgtccccagtgtgggaagagcttctccagcagctcaaaCTTGACCAAACAacaacggaggcaccgctaa